The stretch of DNA GCCTTCGAAAATGAAGTGGTAGCCGGCCAGGTCCATGGACTCGCCGGGGGCCAGGCGCAGATCGCGCTCGGCGCTGTTCTGGCTGGACAACACCACACCCAGGGCGCACACGGCGATGCCGATGTGGGCGACCTGCATGCCCCAGTAACTGCGAGTCATGGTCGGCAGGCCTTTGATCAAACCTTTGTGGCGGGTCTTGTCGATCAGGTCGCGTACACCGGCCAGCAATACCCAGGCCGCGAGCATGAAGGTGGCAAGCACGGCCCAGTTGAAGTCGCCGTAGGCAATCCCGGCGATCACCGCCAATGCGGCGCTGCCCAGCAGTACCGGGGTGAGCATGCCCACCAGCCATTTCACCGGGGTGTCTTTCCAGCGCACCAGTACGCCGACCGCCATCACCACCATCAGCAGCGCCATCAACGGGATGAATAGCGCGTTGAAGTACGGCGGGCCGACGGACAGCTTGGCGCCGCTCAGGGCATCCAGCACCAGCGGGTACAGGGTACCGAGCAGAATCATCGAGGCCGCCACCACCAGCACCAGGTTATTACCCAGCAGCAGGGTTTCCCGGGACCAGAGGTTGAAGCCCACGTGGCTCTTGACCACTGGCGCACGCAGGGCGAACAGCGTCAGGGAGCCGCCGACCACGAACAGCAGGAAGATCAGGATGAACACGCCGCGCTCCGGGTCGGAGGCAAACGCGTGCACCGAGGTCAGTACGCCGGAACGCACCAGGAACGTACCCAGCAGGCTCAGGGAAAACGCGGCGATGGCCAGCAACACGGTCCAGCTTTTGAACACGCCGCGTTTTTCCGTGACTGCCAGCGAGTGAATCAGCGCGGTGCCCACCAGCCAGGGCATGAAGGAGGCGTTTTCCACCGGGTCCCAGAACCACCAGCCGCCCCAGCCGAGTTCGTAGTAGGCCCACCACGAGCCCAGGGTGATGCCGATGCCGAGGAATGCCCAGGCGACGATGGTCCACGGCCGCGACCAGCGCGCCCAGGCGGCATCGAGACGCCCGCCGAGCAAGGCGGCGATGGCGAAGGCGAAGGCGACCGAGAAACCGACGTAGCCCATGTAGAGCATCGGCGGGTGCACGATAAGGCCGATGTCTTGCAGCAGCGGGTTGAGGTCGTGCCCGTCGACCGGGATCTGCGGCAGGATGCGGGTGAACGGGTTGGAGGTCATGATCAGGAACAGCAGGAAGCCGATGCTGATCATGCCCATCACCGCCAGCACCCGGGCCAGCATCACTTGCGGCAGTTGGCGGGAGAAGATCGAGACGGCAAAGGTCCAGCCGCCGAGGATCAATGCCCACAGCAGCAACGAACCTTCGTGGGCGCCCCACACGGCGCTGAACTTGTAGTACCAGGGCAAGGCGCTGTTGGAGTTATTGGCGACGTAGGCGACAGAAAAGTCGTCGGTCATGAAGGCGTAGGTCAGGCAACCGAAGGCGAACACCAGAAAGGCGAACTGGCCCCAGGCAGCCGGCTGGGCCAGGCTCATCCACAGGCGGTCACCGCGCCAGGCGCCCAGCAACGGGACCACGGCCTGGACGATGGCAAAGCACAGGGCGAGGATCATCGCCAGTTGGCCCAACTCCGGAATAAACAGTGCGGACGTCATGACTTAGCCCTCCTTGGCAGGGGTCGGGGCGGATTGGCCGCTGTCTTTGAGGGCCTTGGTGACTTCCGGCGGCATGTATTTTTCATCGTGCTTGGCCAGCACTTCATCGGCCACCACCACGCCGTCGGCGTTGAGCTTGCCGAGGGCAACGATGCCCTGCCCTTCGCGGAACAGGTCCGGGAGGATGCCGCGGTAGGTGATGGTCACGGATTTGTTGAAGTCGGTGACGATGAACTTGACGTCCAGGGAGTCGCCGGAGCGTTGCAACGAGCCTTTCTCGACCATGCCACCGGCACGGATTCGGGTGTCCAGCGGCGCTTCGCCGTTGGCGATCTGGGTCGGGGTGTAGAACAGGTTGATGTTCTCCCGCAGGGCGCTCAGGGCCAGGGTCACGGCAATGCCGACACCGGCCATGATGGCCAGGATGATCAACAGACGCTTTCTACGCAGCGGATTCACTTTTCGGTCTCCCGGCGCAAACGACGCGCCTCTTGTTGCAGGTAACGCTTGCGGGCCAGGATCGGCGCGGCGACGTTGAAGGCCAGCACCGCCAGGCAAATGCCATAGGCCGTCCAGACGTACAGGGCGTGATGGCCCATGGCGAGAAAATCACTGAAAGAGTTGAAGCTCATCCACGGGCTCCCAGGCTGTTTTGCACTTCGGCCTTGACCCAACTGGTGCGGGCTTCACGCTTGAGCACTTCGAGGCGCATGCGCAGCAGCAGCACGGCGCCAAAAAAACAGTAGAACCCCAGCACCATCAGCAGCAGCGGCGCCCACATTTCCACGGGCATTGCCGGCTTTTCGGTGAGGGTGAAGGTGGCGCCCTGGTGCAGGGTGTTCCACCACTCCACCGAGTATTTGATGATCGGGATGTTGATCACGCCGACGATCGCCAGCACCGCGCAGGCCTTGGCGGCGCTGTCACGGTTGCTGATGGCGTTGCCCAGGGCAATCAGGCCGAAGTACAGGAACAGCAGGATCAGCATCGAGGTGAGTCGCGCATCCCATACCCACCACGAACCCCAGGTCGGCTTGCCCCAGATCGCGCCGGTGACCAGCGCCACGGCGGTCATCCAGGCACCGATGGGCGCGGCGCATTGCAGGGCCACATCCGCCAGTTTCATCTTCCACACCAGGCCGACGATGCCGCACACCGCCAGCATCACGTAGCAGGACTGGGCCAGCATCGCGGCAGGCACGTGGATGTAGATGATGCGAAAGCTGTTGCCTTGCTGATAGTCCGGCGGCGCGAAGGCCAGGCCCCAGACCAGGCCGATGCCGATCAGCAATACCGC from Pseudomonas sp. NC02 encodes:
- a CDS encoding heme ABC transporter permease, giving the protein MNWTWFHKLGSPKWFYGISGKLLPWLSIAAVLLIGIGLVWGLAFAPPDYQQGNSFRIIYIHVPAAMLAQSCYVMLAVCGIVGLVWKMKLADVALQCAAPIGAWMTAVALVTGAIWGKPTWGSWWVWDARLTSMLILLFLYFGLIALGNAISNRDSAAKACAVLAIVGVINIPIIKYSVEWWNTLHQGATFTLTEKPAMPVEMWAPLLLMVLGFYCFFGAVLLLRMRLEVLKREARTSWVKAEVQNSLGARG
- a CDS encoding heme lyase CcmF/NrfE family subunit, with translation MTSALFIPELGQLAMILALCFAIVQAVVPLLGAWRGDRLWMSLAQPAAWGQFAFLVFAFGCLTYAFMTDDFSVAYVANNSNSALPWYYKFSAVWGAHEGSLLLWALILGGWTFAVSIFSRQLPQVMLARVLAVMGMISIGFLLFLIMTSNPFTRILPQIPVDGHDLNPLLQDIGLIVHPPMLYMGYVGFSVAFAFAIAALLGGRLDAAWARWSRPWTIVAWAFLGIGITLGSWWAYYELGWGGWWFWDPVENASFMPWLVGTALIHSLAVTEKRGVFKSWTVLLAIAAFSLSLLGTFLVRSGVLTSVHAFASDPERGVFILIFLLFVVGGSLTLFALRAPVVKSHVGFNLWSRETLLLGNNLVLVVAASMILLGTLYPLVLDALSGAKLSVGPPYFNALFIPLMALLMVVMAVGVLVRWKDTPVKWLVGMLTPVLLGSAALAVIAGIAYGDFNWAVLATFMLAAWVLLAGVRDLIDKTRHKGLIKGLPTMTRSYWGMQVAHIGIAVCALGVVLSSQNSAERDLRLAPGESMDLAGYHFIFEGAKHFEGPNFTSDKGTVRVVRNGKEIAVLHPEKRLYTVQSSMMTEAGIDAGFTRDLYVALGEPLGDGAWAVRVHVKPFVRWIWFGGLLTGFGGLLAAMDRRYRVKVKSRVREALGLQGAPV
- the ccmE gene encoding cytochrome c maturation protein CcmE, with amino-acid sequence MNPLRRKRLLIILAIMAGVGIAVTLALSALRENINLFYTPTQIANGEAPLDTRIRAGGMVEKGSLQRSGDSLDVKFIVTDFNKSVTITYRGILPDLFREGQGIVALGKLNADGVVVADEVLAKHDEKYMPPEVTKALKDSGQSAPTPAKEG
- the ccmD gene encoding heme exporter protein CcmD, coding for MSFNSFSDFLAMGHHALYVWTAYGICLAVLAFNVAAPILARKRYLQQEARRLRRETEK